The following proteins are encoded in a genomic region of Anas acuta chromosome 28, bAnaAcu1.1, whole genome shotgun sequence:
- the TTC24 gene encoding tetratricopeptide repeat protein 24 has protein sequence MDPAAPMDPAAPMDPTARRRKSQKKRKEKLAVVEEAEEGGNGAKGQAPEIEGQAAEIEGLTKAGQRALGLRDVRGALACFRKAFLLSLATTSPRLRRVCSFNLGAAYVEAGKPRKGLKFLLESQPAEGEPFGGLYFNIGAAGEGLRDFPKALECFGQASGPCRAGSQAVEMGCCYLGMQEPARAARCFLEAAHSYAVAESPEAAAVALSRASGSMLQSRRFGVAEIARILTWCRSLCDSIADPTLRGKLYNEVGLGFSQLHVFSLASESFERALALCQGSLGRRGEAALLQNLGAARNALRSFGTALGLHRRAAELHGAVGNRRAQGQCFGNLAYAFSQLGNHEAAAENYLHALQAFRDSGDVQGQWQACEGLGAACFHLGNPQKAIGHYQEALTLLSRCRGTPRAAGERIVSQLTRALQHQLCLHRHPSYWGAPEPVRSTPGLFGVLGARWGPK, from the exons atggaccccgcagcccccatggaccccgcagcccccatGGACCCCAcggccaggaggaggaagagtcagaagaaaaggaaggagaagctcGCGGTGGTGGAGGAAGCCGAGGAAGGGGGGAACGGTGCCAAGGGGCAAGCGCCCGAGATCGAGGGGCAAGCGGCCGAGATCGAGGGGCTGACAAAGGCCGGGCAGCGGGCACTGGGGCTGCGAGACGTGCGGGGGGCCCTGGCGTGCTTCAGGAAGGCGTTCCTGCTCTCGCTGGCCACCACGAGCCCCCGGCTCCGCAGGGTTTGCTCCTTCAACCTGGGTGCTGCCTACGTGGAGGCTGGCAAGCCCAGAAAGGGCCTAAAATTCCTCCTCGAGTCCCAGCCGGCGGAGGGTGAACCCTTCGGAGGGCTTTATTTCAACATTGGGGCGGCCGGTGAGGGGCTCAGGGACTTCCCAAAGGCTCTGGAGTGTTTTGGCCAAGCATCTGGGCCATGCCGTGCTGGCAGCCAGGCCGTGGAGATGGGTTGCTGCTACTTGGGGATGCAGGAGCCGGCACGAGCCGCCCGGTGCTTCTTGGAGGCTGCGCACAGCTACGCGGTGGCCGAGAGCCCCGAGGCCGCCGCGGTGGCTCTGAGCAGGGCGAGCGGCTCCATGCTGCAGAGCCGGAGGTTTGGGGTGGCAGAAATCGCCCGGATCCTCACCTGGTGCCGCTCCCTCTGCGACAGCATCGCCGACCCGACACTACGAG GGAAGCTCTACAACGAGGTCGGCCTCGGCTTCTCCCAGCTCCACGTCTTCTCCCTGGCCAGCGAGAGCTTCGAGCGAGCCCTCGCCCTGTGCCAGGGCTCGTTGGGGCGGCGAGGGGAGGCTGCGCTGCTGCAGAACCTGGGCGCTGCCCGCAACGCCCTGCGCAGCTTCGGCACGGCCCTGGGCTTGCACCGGCGAGCGGCGGAGCTGCACG GTGCCGTGGGGAACCGGAGAGCCCAAGGGCAGTGCTTCGGAAACCTGGCGTACGCCTTCAGCCAGCTCGGGAACCACGAGGCTGCCGCAGAGAATTACCTCCACGCCCTGCAAGCCTTCAGGGATTCGG GGGATGTGCAAGGGCAGTGGCAAGCATGCGAGGGGCTGGGAGCCGCCTGCTTCCACCTGGGGAACCCCCAAAAAGCCATCGGGCACTACCAGGAGGCCCTGACTCTGCTGTCCCGCTGCCGG GGCACCCCCAGGGCCGCCGGCGAGCGGATTGTCAGCCAGCTCACCCGTgccctccagcaccagctctgcctccaCCGCCACCCCTCATAT